Genomic segment of Octadecabacter arcticus 238:
CATCTCTCTGGTCGCCTCGATGCGACCGAACCCCTTGAGGCCAGGGAATTCGTGGTATTCTGCCAATGCCTTAGCCGATACCACGACCGCCTTACGGGTTTCTTTTCTTCCATGGCCGGTATTTTCCGTAACGGCTGTTGGATCGCTTTTGTGCCCCTTGCTGAAACATCCACGGGCGTCAGACAACAGGGATTCCTGGTTACCCTTGAGGGCGAGGCACCAATCACCGCCGCCTGCGTTGATTGCGGCAACCGTGCGGCGGTTGCAATGTAATGCATCACCGGTGACCACCTTGCCCCGCAGATCGATCAACCCAAGCGCCTCTATGGCCGCGCTGAGTTCTGTGCCTCGGTCGGCAGGTACTGTCGCCAACGTCAGGCGCAGCCGCGAGGCATAGGCTGAGACCATCATGCGGGTCCGTGCGCTTTCGCCCGGGTCGCGCGCACCCCGTAACGCTTTGCCGTCAATCGCGATGATATCACCGTCTTTGAGGAGCTTGGTCACATCGGCAAGTACCTTACTGAAGGCCGCATCGAGTGCCTTCGGGTCGATGATCCGGAAGACCTCCGAGAAGGTATCATGCGATGGAATGGCATGCTTGAGTTTCAGGAAGTTCCTGAAAAAGCTCTCTTTTGCACGGCCAAATGCGGCCATCTCGGCGCAGGAGGTCGATCCACATAAGACCGACACGAAGGCGATAACGAGCAGTTCACCAAGGTCGTGGCGCACGTTACTGGCGCGCGGATCAGGAACTTCGTCGAAGGCGGATAGAAAAATATGCATGGCGATGAGCACCCGATGAGAACAACCACCCATCCAGAATCCATCCCGCCATCACCTGCAAGAGCAATCCTTTACTCACTCAGTTCCAAACGCGATTCCCCTGTAAATAAAGGGACAACTCCGCTTTGAAAACAAATGACTTTTTTTACGCCCAATTCTGATTAATTAGGGCACAACGACAGTGAGGGTGCAAAATTAATCAAGTTCTTCAAATGTTCTCCCTTATCGTTACTCAGCGAACAAACCTTGATGGGGTGGATGCTTCCTCCCGACGGCATCAAAGTGCCAATGTACGTGGTCAGTGCCACAAAAAGAGGAGAAAGCACCATGAATGAAGTTACACTAATTGGCGTCGATTTGGCAAAATCTGTCTTTCAGGCGCACGGAGCAGCGGCGGACGGGTCGACAATTTTCCGCAAAAAGTTGACCCGAATTCAATTTGCTAAATTCATGGCTGAGCAACCACCTTGCGTCGTTGCGATGGAGGCCTGTGGAAGTGCTCATTATTGGGCCCGCGAAATGACGAAGCTTGGCCATACGGCCCGTCTCATTGCGCCTATCTACGTGAAGCCATTCGTAAAGCGCCAAAAGAATGATGTCGCCGACGCAGAAGCCATAGCTGAGGCGGCGTCGCGTCCCAATATGCGTTTTGTTCCGGTTAAATCCGAGGAACAACAAGCCCGCTCGGCGCTATTTCGAACACGTGAGTTGCTAGTTCGGCAGCGTACTCAGGCAGCAAACGCACTGCGCTCTCATTTGGCAGAATTCGGGATTATCGTGCCAAAGTGTATGTGTAATGTGAAGCGCCTCGTCACATATGTTGACGATCCTCAACGGCTTCTCCCTAAAAGTCTGCGAGATTTGGGATTGATGTATTTGCTTCAAATCGCAGATCTCAAACATCAGATTGACCAGTTGGAAAAATCAATTAAATCAGAAGCTCAAGACAGCCAAATCTCGCGGCGACTTCAGACAATGCCAGGGGTCGGCCCCATTGTAGCCATGGCAATAGAAGCCTTTGCACCGGATATGAGCAATTTCAAGTGTGGTCGTAATTTTTCCGCATGGCTCGGATTGGTTCCGCGACAACACTCAACCGGTGGCAAGCAAATATTGGGACGCACGTCGAAGGTGGGCCAAAAGGACATACGCCGACTTCTAATTATAGGGGCTATGTCTGTTATCAAAGCGACAACAATTAGGGGCACGGTCAAAGGTTCATGGCTTGAGCGTATGCTTGCCAAGAAACCCCGTATGCTGGTCGCCATTGCCCTTGCTAACAAAATGGCGCGCTCAATCTGGGCGATGCTGACACGAGGAGAGAATTATCGGAATCCGATGATGGCGGCGGCCTAAATAGCAACCATTATTCATCGGTATGTTGGGATGTGAGAGGTGTACGATATTTATGGGCAAATGATCGAGTAGATCCGGAACAGGAAAACCAGTTCATCGCATAGCGCTCAGAGCGCGTAACCTTGTAATGGACCTGATCCGCGAACTATCCATAACGGCCCGCGGCTTCCAAAAACGTCGCACATTCGAGGCCTGACACATGACCGCACCCGATCACATGTTCAAAAATGTCAAAAAAGCAACTTGCATTAACGGAAGCATCCACACATGCGATGACGCCGATAGGATGGAAAAAGGCGACGTGCTGATCGTCACCAAGCTTGATCGCCTGGGCCGTGACGCCATCGATGTCAGCACCACCGTCGCAAAACTTGAAGAAATAGGCATCCGCGTTCATTGCCTCGCATTG
This window contains:
- a CDS encoding ISAs1 family transposase translates to MGGCSHRVLIAMHIFLSAFDEVPDPRASNVRHDLGELLVIAFVSVLCGSTSCAEMAAFGRAKESFFRNFLKLKHAIPSHDTFSEVFRIIDPKALDAAFSKVLADVTKLLKDGDIIAIDGKALRGARDPGESARTRMMVSAYASRLRLTLATVPADRGTELSAAIEALGLIDLRGKVVTGDALHCNRRTVAAINAGGGDWCLALKGNQESLLSDARGCFSKGHKSDPTAVTENTGHGRKETRKAVVVSAKALAEYHEFPGLKGFGRIEATREMGGKVTSETRYFALSWVPTPEVLLAAVRDHWAIENALHWQLDVSFREDAARNRKDNGPGNIAVLRRRALDVLRRDTSKGSLSIKIKRAGWDTTFLRSILSDLATT
- a CDS encoding IS110 family transposase; the protein is MNEVTLIGVDLAKSVFQAHGAAADGSTIFRKKLTRIQFAKFMAEQPPCVVAMEACGSAHYWAREMTKLGHTARLIAPIYVKPFVKRQKNDVADAEAIAEAASRPNMRFVPVKSEEQQARSALFRTRELLVRQRTQAANALRSHLAEFGIIVPKCMCNVKRLVTYVDDPQRLLPKSLRDLGLMYLLQIADLKHQIDQLEKSIKSEAQDSQISRRLQTMPGVGPIVAMAIEAFAPDMSNFKCGRNFSAWLGLVPRQHSTGGKQILGRTSKVGQKDIRRLLIIGAMSVIKATTIRGTVKGSWLERMLAKKPRMLVAIALANKMARSIWAMLTRGENYRNPMMAAA